From the Hoplias malabaricus isolate fHopMal1 chromosome 6, fHopMal1.hap1, whole genome shotgun sequence genome, the window AGTCTGGATGTTAATATCATGGATATGCTGTTTTCACAAGAAGGAACAAACCAACAGAGGAACAAGAGCTTTTTAACAGTGGACATTTTAACGAGAGTTGAATATTGCAGTGGTTTACAGATGGACACATATCTGTCATAGGCCATCGCTGTTAACAGAGTGAACTCTGAGGCCCAATATGTGTAAATAACAAAGGCCTGAAATATACAAGCTTCAAAAGAAACACACTGTTTTTCAGATAAAAAATCTATGAGTAATTTAGGATAAAATGCCATCGCTCCACAAAGAGAATTACACAGTAAAGCTGCAATGAATATGTACATTGGCTCATGGAGACATTTGTTTGTGTAAATCACAGAAAGAACAACAGAATTActagaaataattaataagtaaacacagagacagatcAGAAAGTAAACATATCTATATTTCTCCAGTTCTACATGTCCTTCCAGAGTTAAGTAGGTAATGTTAGTACAAAAATccatgagtttaaaaaaaaaaaacttatccataaataaataaatattttatctaGCATTTGCATGAGTATGCTTTTCAGACACAACGTATAGCTGTGTATGCACAGTCAGACTGTGGTGAGATTAGGTGTTAAGTGTGCATTCATATATATTGACAGGATCCTTGGGGGTTTGCTGAAAGTCCCACCCTCTGTCCTCAAATTTGCTGATTGTAAAGTGTCTGTAAAGAACGttcaaaaaaataaaccctGTGATTTGTGTCTTAACACGTTTTATATACAGTGATGTGAAAAAGTGTTAGTCCCCttcatgaattttttttttttgcatgtttgtctatggaagcaaatctgtctcatcagactatAAATGGAGAAATATTTCCACCtatgaatttgtagcactgatttttttgcactgaaattatgcatctgaattttgttgcttttgaatttaagtcttcagattttcacctctgaatattttgcttcgcaatTATGCATCTAAATATAATTGTTCTTGAATTGAATTGCTTTTTTTTGCTCTCTCCTcgtttttctcttcctctgatCAATGTCTTGACTTATCTGTCTCAGTCTTAGTGTAGGTCCCTGTCTCAGTCCTACATTTTTTTCCCTGTCTTTGTATGTATTATTTGTGAATCATATTAGCTTTAGTTTACAGTATCAGTATCAGTACCTGTATCAGTGTTAAGTTTCTACTCCTACTTATTTTGTTTGCATATTTCTTCAGTTGTTATAAGTATGCCCTTGTTTTTGTACATTCACCTATATCTATGTATGGTATAGgtgagtgttctccccgtgtccgtgtgggtttcctccgggtgctccggtttcctcccacagtccaaaaaacacacgttgcaggtggattggcgactcgaaagtgtccgtaggtgtgagtgtgtgagtgaatgtgtgtgtgtctgtgttgccctgtgaaggactggcgtcccctccagggtgtattcccgccttgcgcccgatgattccaggtaggctctggcccccccgcaaccctaaaattggataagcggttacagataatggatggatggatggatggtatagGTGAATGTATATAGTTATGAATGTATAGGTGTAtctatatttatgttttgtctTTTATAGTTCTGTTTAGTAGTTTCATTTTACATGTTTAGTTTCTtaccttgttttattttttcttgtctACTTTCCATTAAATCAGTTTTCATCTATGAATTTGCCTTATTTACCTTCTTGTTccttttcatacacacacacacacacaaacacatttgagtcaccaatccatctagcaaagtgtgtttttgtatcatgggaggaaaccggagcacccggtggaagggagaacacaccaaccagagcaggacttgaacccacaaactccaggttgtccaggtccctggagctttgtgactgtgacaataactactgcaccaccgtgccacttaCTAAAattaaggggaaaaaatgaaGGGAGTGACATTCAGCAAATCACCAAAGATTCTGTCcgtatgatatatatatatatataaattgcatGTGCAACACTTTATCTTATTACAGTGAGACTAAACCTATGTAGTTCATTTCATCTCAACTACaaaatcaaatagaaatcaaTTACTGATTTATATTCTGTACTCTCTTCATGAAAATGTATGGCTAACTTCAAAGACACAGATGGATTCTTTTAACAATGGTACATTTCCGACACTGGGGGGACATGTGGAGTTAGAAAAtacagatatatttattttataattacttTAATCGTCTATGTCTTGATCATATACTTTAATTCTGTTGTTATTTCTGTCATTTACACAAACAAATGTCTCCATGAGCCAATGTACATCTTCATCACAGCTTTACTTTTTAATGCACTGTTTGGAGCCTCTGCTCTTTATCCCAGACTTTTGAGAGATtttctgtctgaaaaacaattaatttcTTATCAATCCTGTTTGCTTCAGGCTTTTTGTATTTATACTTATGGTATTTCAGAGTTCAATTTGTTAACAGCAATGGCCTATGACAGGTATGTGTCCATCTGCAAACCACTGCAATATCCGTTTCTCGTTAACATGTCCACTGTTCGAAAGCtcatatttttttcttggaTTTTACCATGTTGTGAAGTTGGTGGAGGAATAATATTAACCTCCAGGCTTCATCTGTGTAAATTTACACTAAACAGAATCTACTGTGATAACTTCTCTATTGTTAAATTAATCTGTGGAGACACATCTGTAAACAATCTGTATGGACTGTTTGTGTTTACCATTGCAGTTTTTCCACCATTAttcttcatcatcttctcaTATGTCCAGATACTTGCTGTGTGTTTAAGGAATTctaaacatttcagaaaaaaggCTCTACAGACCTGTTTCCCTCATCTTTTCATCTTCATTATTTTTTCAGTTAACGTTTGTTTTGAGATCATTAATCAAAGACTTCAAGGAAATATTCCTCACATAGTTTGCATGGTACTATCAGTGGAAATTTTAATAATTCCTCCTCTCTTGAATCCTATTATCTATGGACTGAAAATGCAAGAGATTCTGAATCGAATCAAGTTATGGATTTCCTGGAAAAAGAGGAAACACCCCGCTCTTTAGAGCAGTTTAGTTTTGTGAAATAATTTTATTAGATTTGCTCAGacaaaactttaattaatatggGCCAACATTGGCCTTACACTTTATACCATGTGATATAcaattattttgtatatataattaaatgtgaATGTCAGGGCCAAGatgtacaaaaacaaagtcACTGTAGAATTTATTGATAAGACCATGCTTGTGTCTCTATGCAATAATTATTtctttagtaatgtttatgtTACACTGGGATTTTATCCCAATAATAATTATAGAATATGGCAAGAAATCCTGTGATATTTCTTCGGAGttagtttaataaaattcatgGTATTTGTTGGTTATTAAAACATCTTCAAATTTATGATTAAGGAGGGAAATTTGGCTGACATCATTAAAGAAAGCTGTCGAAatttcattgtgttttactATAAGAACCAAAGATTTCACTAAGgcaaactttcattcattcatttattgtttgtaacccttatccttaTCAGGGTggtagtgggtccagagcctacccagaatcaatgaatgaatcagtgaatgaatgaatttgtaataatcacagtacacatttaaaaactacAATAGAGTTTCAGAAAAGTGGGGACATCTTTCTGCCTACTTCCACTCCTCCTGAGATTCTAAGCCTAACCAGGTTGTCTGTATGAGGGGAAAACTACAACTCTACAAAGAAGCACAAGAATATTTTAAGAATTTATCACCATATTAGCTAAAAATGAtctgccataatcaacatatttacacaagaATGTGTTGatcatttcattaaaacatctacctacatTAGAGAAAGAATATAAAATAAGTAAttgccatcttttttttttttttgtaattaaaagcCTATGCTATCCATGTTTAAATGCTCTAGTAGGTGACTATGTGAACATGAACATGGTGTTAGCTTTTGaatttctttttatatataaattacttgacactttatccatttaaaacacaaaaacctaGTGTACATCATATCACTGAAACATCTGACTACTTTAATAAATTGTCCAGCTTGaattctgttccacattaaataatcaataaacGAGGCTTTTGAAAAAGTACTCTTACTATTTAAATTTagttaaaaaacacaaactatgGAGTTTACACCATCAATCTATACATAGGTATCTGTACTTTTATAATTATTCAGAAATGCTTTACATGTTTATGAGGATCTGAACATGTAGTCTTACTGCCGATCTGTGACTGTGACTTGTCAGATGAGGATGGATCAAGTTGAAATGAGGTTCAAAAATATGAACTCCTTCACACTACAGAGAGTGCAGACATGTGTTTGGACATGACAGAATGAAGAAAAAggttaaagaaaagaaaaaatatggaCTCTCAATGAGGAATAGGA encodes:
- the LOC136699271 gene encoding olfactory receptor 52B2-like, which codes for MDFCTNITYLTLEGHVELEKYRYVYFLICLCVYLLIISSNSVVLSVIYTNKCLHEPMYIFIAALLCNSLCGAMAFYPKLLIDFLSEKQCVSFEACIFQAFVIYTYWASEFTLLTAMAYDRYVSICKPLQYSTLVKMSTVKKLLFLCWFVPSCENSISMILTSRLHLCKYKLARIYCNNYSIVKLGCGDISINNIYGLFVLTVAVFPPVIFIIFSYAQILTVCLKNSKDFRRKALQTCFPHLFIFITFTVTTCFEVINSRFEGNVPHIFSMIISVENLVIPPLINPIIYGLKMQEIWSRIKQII